From the Brachyspira intermedia PWS/A genome, the window CGGACTTCAAGTATTATCAGGTTTAGCTATGCCTGCTCTATTTCTTTTTATGCTTAAATATTATGATATTACTTCTTGGGCTGCCTTTATAGACAGATTTGGTTATCCTATACGAATAGGAAAATACGGACATAAAGCAACTGAAGAAGATATTCTTACATTAAAAAGAGCTGTATCAAGCATAGGTTCTGATTTTGGAGCTGTAATACCAGAATCAGCAATACTTGAAATTATAGAAAGCAAAACTACTCAGTCTACATCAGATACATATCAAAAATTAGCAGAGTTTATTAATAAAGAAATAAGCAAATTAGTTTTAGGTCAGACAATGACTACAGAAGACGGTGCAAGCTATTCTCAAGCTAATGTGCATAATCAAGTAAGAGAAGATATATTAAAAGCAGATATAAAACAAATAGAAGAAACATTAAATCAGCAGTTAATAATACCATACTGCAGATTTAATTTCGGAGAGTTAGAAAATTATCCTAAATTAGAATTATTCAAACCAGATGTAAAAAATATAGAACTTATTATTAATGCTGTAAATAATTTATCATCTAAAGGCTTGAAAGTAAAAGCAAAAGAAATAAGAGAAATGTTAGGACTTTCAGAACCAGAAGAACAAGATGAAATTATAGGAGGTATAGATGAAACAATTAAAGATAATGGAAAAGAAGATTTTGAAAAAAATAATTATGAATTAAACTCTGCTGTATTAAATAATGATATTTCGGAAGATGAATATAAAGATGACTATATAGCAATAGAAGATGATATTATAAATGTTTTAGAAAAAACTTTGAATAAATGTAAAGATTTTGAAGAATTAAAAAAAGAATTAGAAGAATTAACTTTAAATTGGAATCCTAAAAAACAGGCAGAATTAATGGCAGCAGCTTTTTTTATGGCAAGAGCTAAAGGTGATAATGATTTTGATGGCGAAGCCCACAGCGTGAAGGATACTAATTTATAATGATACCTCAAAAAGCATTAGACTATATAAAACAAAAAAATTAAAAATAGGTTTTGATTATCAAGATGTATGGAATGAAGAACATTTAACAGCATTTACAGCTGCTAAAGTAATGCAGTTAGATATTTTACAAGATATGAAAGAGTCTATAGAAAAAGCAATTGAAAACGGAGAAACACTAGAGCAATTTAAAAAAAATCTTCTTCCTATACTCTATCAAAAAGGCTGGATAGGTAAACAATTAATAGAAGACCCTATTACAAAAGAAATAAAAGAAGTTTATATAGATACTCCAAGCAGATTAAAAACTATTTATGAAACTAATTTAAGAAGTGCATATATGAAAGGAAGATTTGACAGAGCCTACAATAGCACACTTCACCCATATTTGATGTATAGAATAGGACCTTCCAAAAATCATAGAAAAGAGCATCTTGAATGGGACGGACTTATTTTGGATAAAAATGATCCTTTTTGGCTTTCACATAATCCCCCTAACGGATGGGGCTGTAAATGCTATACAGTTGCCATTAGTAAAGCAAGA encodes:
- a CDS encoding phage portal protein family protein — translated: MNIKETIKKIFFNKEKIKYNPPCLSEIAYSVPYSNRSEWSDFSLIQSLSPSVLANIFNDVKSGYSNKEYLELASDMELKDSHYRSVLNTRKLSILSLDIKINAGSEDKKDIEIAKSAERDILYNKTAGIYSLIFNMLDAVSKGFSVNEIIWQSENSIWKPYQYKYRDARFFKYDYINSSKLKLIDPYNSTQLYDLIENKFIIHEPKNFSGLQVLSGLAMPALFLFMLKYYDITSWAAFIDRFGYPIRIGKYGHKATEEDILTLKRAVSSIGSDFGAVIPESAILEIIESKTTQSTSDTYQKLAEFINKEISKLVLGQTMTTEDGASYSQANVHNQVREDILKADIKQIEETLNQQLIIPYCRFNFGELENYPKLELFKPDVKNIELIINAVNNLSSKGLKVKAKEIREMLGLSEPEEQDEIIGGIDETIKDNGKEDFEKNNYELNSAVLNNDISEDEYKDDYIAIEDDIINVLEKTLNKCKDFEELKKELEELTLNWNPKKQAELMAAAFFMARAKGDNDFDGEAHSVKDTNL